The following are encoded in a window of Rhizobium sp. 11515TR genomic DNA:
- a CDS encoding glutathione S-transferase produces the protein MRLLCSSTSPFSSKVRMAARHLGIKLEEIHVDTNAGPTLLIDNNPLGKIPTLLTGDGEAIFDSRAIMHYFDRREGGLYPSKKGKRTEIEVLEALIDGTNECLLSIVYERRLREPEKQHQPWIDRQWTKVSRALTHLDAEPPKIGKKLHAGHFALASLIGYLQLRFEGQWEADYPGLTDWARKFEKHFPDFPAMKPQV, from the coding sequence ATGAGACTTCTTTGCTCGTCCACCTCCCCCTTCTCCAGCAAGGTGCGCATGGCGGCACGCCATCTCGGCATCAAGCTCGAGGAGATCCATGTCGACACGAATGCCGGGCCGACGCTGCTGATCGACAACAACCCGCTCGGCAAGATCCCGACCTTACTAACCGGCGACGGCGAGGCGATTTTCGACAGCCGCGCCATCATGCATTATTTCGACCGGCGCGAAGGCGGGCTCTATCCATCGAAGAAGGGCAAGCGCACGGAGATCGAAGTTCTGGAAGCGCTGATCGACGGCACTAACGAGTGCCTGCTGTCTATCGTCTACGAACGGCGCCTTCGCGAGCCCGAGAAGCAGCATCAGCCCTGGATCGACCGGCAGTGGACGAAGGTCAGCCGCGCCCTCACCCATCTCGACGCCGAGCCGCCGAAGATCGGCAAGAAGCTGCATGCGGGTCACTTCGCGCTTGCCTCTCTCATCGGCTATCTGCAGCTCCGCTTCGAAGGGCAATGGGAAGCGGACTATCCGGGATTGACGGACTGGGCACGCAAGTTCGAGAAGCATTTCC